In one window of Harpia harpyja isolate bHarHar1 chromosome 11, bHarHar1 primary haplotype, whole genome shotgun sequence DNA:
- the HEBP2 gene encoding heme-binding protein 2: MIKSLKQTFLSLDLQSPRWSSAETMAKDYELRQYETAKWVSTVIRGETQKEAMRQGFWKLFHYIQGKNEKEMKIDMTVPVTCLIKSGCADFKISFFVPFEHQDSPPQPTDSDVFIEERKAAPIFVRSFGGFASPEKYAEEAEVLARILRNRGQPFHEDFFYTAGYDSPFKLFNRHNEVWYFKK; encoded by the exons ATGATCAAATCCTTGAAGCAAACATTTCTGTCCCTGGATCTGCAGTCCCCTCGGTGGAGCTCAGCAGAGACAATG GCAAAGGATTATGAACTACGTCAGTATGAGACAGCAAAGTGGGTCAGCACAGTCATTAGGGGAGAAACCCAGAAGGAGGCGATGCGCCAGGGCTTCTGGAAACTCTTCCACTACATCCAAGGGAAGAATGAGAAAG AAATGAAAATTGATATGACTGTGCCAGTGACATGCCTGATAAAATCTGGCTGCGCAGACTTCAAGATCTCTTTCTTTGTGCCATTTGAACATCAGGACTCTCCACCACAGCCCACTGACTCAGATGTGTTTATTGAAGAGCGGAAGGCAGCACCCATCTTTGTCCG GTCCTTTGGTGGATTTGCCTCCCCAGAGAAATATGCTGAGGAAGCTGAAGTCTTGGCCAGAATCTTAAGAAACAGAGGCCAACCATTCCATGAAGACTTCTTTTATACTGCAGGCTATGACAGTCCCTTCAAGCTCTTCAACAGGCACAACGAAGtgtggtattttaaaaagtaa